The following DNA comes from Papaver somniferum cultivar HN1 chromosome 4, ASM357369v1, whole genome shotgun sequence.
AAATTATACAGCTGGTTTGGACTGTGACTTGTAATGTGATATGACACAGTTGAATATGAGTCGTACATGTCTTGAAGAATATGTTTAGCTAGTTGATGTAATAAAGAAAAATTCATAGATGTGCAATTATTTTGTTCTTCAAAACAAGACTAAAAATGATACTATAGAAAATAAACATGTAATTTTTGTCCATAGTACAATAGGCTCACATGCAGAATAATGGTTGGGGACCCAGAGATTAACTGTTGGATCTGAAATGGACAGACATCAGTGTTGGTATGATCTAAAGGGGTTCGTATTGCCTTTTGTACTAGTTAAATTGTGATATATGCATTCTTGGATTTGTATTATATGTTGGGGAGATCTGGATGAGCGAATGATTAATATCATGTGGAATGGATGATTAGCTAGCTTCTACCAGTTAATACTAATTCACATGTTCATTCGTTGATATCAGTTGGTACAAATTAGAATGTTTATACACACCCGTTTACTGTCATTTTTAAGAGCATACATAACTGACATAGATAATGTGACTGTAATTGTTAGTAACATTTTATGCTTTATTTTGCAGGTGCCTTCATTGGGGTGAACATTGGAACAGCTCTATCAGACATGCCAAATCCAACTCAGGTGGTTCAGCTACTCAAGGCTCAGCAGATCCGACACGTCCGATTATATGACGCTGACAGGGCAATGCTGCTTGCACTCGCGAAGACTGGAATACGGGTCACAGTTTCTGTCCCCAATAACGAACTTCTTGGTGTTGGCCAATCAAATGCTACAGCAGCGAATTGGGTTGCTCGTAATGTGGTGGCTCACTATCCTGCGACCAACATCACAGCCATAGCTGTTGGGTCTGAAATCCTAACAGTACTCCCAAATGCTGCACCAGTCCTTGTCAGTGCTATGACATACCTACACTCTGCCTTACTTGCATCGAACCTCGACAAGCAAATTAAAGTTTCCACACCACTCTCTTCTTCAATTATCCTGGACTCATTTCCACCATCCCAAGCCTTCTTTAACCGTTCTTGGGATCCAGTTTTAGTTCCAATGCTCAAATTCCTACAGCAAACAGGATCCTACCTTATGCTCAATGTGTACCCATACTACGACTACATGCAATCAAATAACGTCATTCCCTTAGATTATGCACTTTTCCGTCCCTTGCCCCCAAACAAAGAAGCTGTGGATTCCAATACTCTTCTCCATTACACAAATGTGTTTGACGCTGTGATTGATGCAGCTTATTTCGCAATGGCTTACCTGAACATCACTAATGTTCCTATTGTAGTAACAGAATCAGGTTGGCCATCAAAAGGTGATGTATCTGAGCCAGGCGCAACTATTGATAATGCAAATACGTACAACAGCAACTTGATCCGACATGTTCTGAACAATACTGGGACTCCAAAGCACCCAGGAGTTGCGGTTAGTACCTACTTGTACGAGCTTTACAACGAAGACTTGAGACCAGGGTCAGTTTCTGAGAAGAACTGGGGGTTGTTCGATGCAAATGGTGTGCCAATATACATCATGCGTTTAACAGGTTCTGGATCTGTATTGGCGAATGACACGACAAATCAGACCTACTGTGTTGCACGAGATGGTGCTGATCAGAAAATGTTGCAGGCAGCTCTGGACTGGGCTTGTGGTCAAGGAAAAGTAGATTGTTCGGCTATGTTACAGGGGCAGCCATGTTATGAGCCAGACACCGTAGCTGCACATGCTACTTATGCATTTGATACGTATTATCATGAGAATGGAATGGGTCCTGGAACTTGTGACTTCAACGGAGTTGCTTCCATTACCACCACTAACCCCAGTGAGTTGCTTAAAATCCTGCCGAAGTTTATTGCTTTCTGATATTTCCCTCCACTTCATTTGTTTGTTTTCAGTATGCTAACAACTGTTGTCTACTTCTTTTGTATCACAGGTCATGGTACTTGTCTGTATGCTGGAAGGTATAATTCTTGACTATTCCCAACTGCCTTTAGTTATGTTTCCTTATATATGTCTCGCTTCTGTAATACTGATATCTGTCTCTGATTTTGTTATGTGTTTGCAGTAAGAACGGCACATTCATAAATGGGACAACAGTTCAATCGACTAACTCGACTTCCGGGTCCAGTCTTGGAGTGAATGGTGGTGTTTTTTCAAGCTCACTTATCAGTGGGGCATTAGTTCTACTTATTAGTTTGATTTTCTTGTAGGATATTGTAAGTTCCTATCTTTCTTGCATTTAACTTTTCCCTGAACTGAATTCCTTCGCAAAAACACTCTTGGAGGATATGGGTAGTAGAAATGATGTGGGAGTCACTATTTTGTTCCCTTATTGAAGAACTGCGACATACCCAAATTTTGTTCCCTTCGAGACAAGTGAAGGAAGGAAGCTGAGGAGGGTTTTGGGATGTAGAATTTCTGTACAAACCATTGAAGAAAGGAAAGAATTTATCCATCTTGGATTTAAGCTTGATGCTTAACACTAATTATTCATTGAATTAGATttctcttatatttctttttccATACTTAAGTTGTCTTTAGATGCTTGAACTTGTAAGAAAAccttctctttttccttgcttTTCTTGAGTTTGAAATGAagaaggtaaaatttgtcaaatttGATCTTTGGGCACTTGTGTCTCCAAATATTTGAGTATCATTCTGATCTTTGGAGAACAGAGAATTTAGAGAATGGTAATAATCTTAGAGCTTATGATTCATCCTCTAAACCATGCGCAAATTTGTGTAGGGATTAGTTGAACTCTGTTTCTATCTACTTCTGGTAATGAAGTTTGGTCAGAAAGCTGAAGTTTATTGAGTACCAAGTTCTCATTTAATAGTAGGAAGTTCCACATTCGAATGCAAATCCAATGCTTCTGCTTGTTGGCATGAAAATAAGTTAGGTGCAGCAATTAGAAACAAAAATAATCCATGTGGACTCGAACGAAAAGCAGGGGTGCAGAACATAACTCAGGAATTAGGATATTTTTTAAAGCTCTGTTCATTCCCTGATCACAAGATTTGGAGATACATTGTGCAAGTATTATATACTAATGTAAAGGATTCTTACATTCTAGATATGTTAGTGATCCAACAAACACTACTAACTCATTATCCTAATTAGTCTCAGCCTATAGTAATTGGATGTTCTATAGTCTGGCCCTCGACCCGATCAAGCAACTCAGACGGGATATCACCATCAAGAATCTGAATTCTGAAGTTGATACAATTGTCGCGGTGCTCAGTGAGTTCAAAAACGCAGCCATCTTCAAATCTGAGGTTGTTATCATGAACAAAATGTTTCCAGCTTGAATCAAACTTTTTGGTCACACGATTGCCTTGATATTTCACCTTCCAGGTCTTGTTTCTGTAGGAAAGATTGACTGGAACCTCTTTTTCTGGAAGTAGTTGATTGACAGATTTAGGAATCCCCTGAAGAGGAAAACAGTCGACTCATATTCTCTTTTGTTCAAACATAAACCATATCTGTTTAATAACCAATCAGGGACCAAAACTTTAAAATTGAAAACGAGAAATACTAAACCTGATTGAATTTCAAGCATACTCACCATGTTATGGAGTTGTGTTTTCCCAAGGATGCAGTGAAAGTAAGGTTTATCAGTAAGAAAGTAAGGTTCATCTTGTTCTTCCATTGTGGTGGTATCATTTAATTTCATCTGATCCTGTTCTTCTTCTGTGGAATCGATTTCGTTTTCAGCCTCTTGCTGAATTGGATTACACGGTGATTTAGAATCATTTATATCTGATACTTTGATAGCTGCCAAAAAGAGAAAGCAAGAGGAATGTTAAAAGCTCATAAAGGAATTTGAGGCACCAAGAGCATTCCCTCTAAAGAAGAATAACTAACGTAGACGCAGTCTTACTTTCACCAATTTTCTGCACAGATGGGAGACCCAATATTATTGGGGAGGAGCTCGAATGTTCGAATTCCACTTGCGTGTCACCAGTTTCCTGCAGAGAGGGAAGACCCAATACTATCTGGGACTGGGAGGATCCGGCCTGTTCCAACTCCATTTGAGTGTCTAGCTGAATTGTTCTAGCAACGTTAGCTCGGGGTTTTCCCATAGCTGTCGAAAAAGAAAAGCGCAAGACAAACGGAATCAGCCCACAAAAAATTATCAAGCATAAAACTTCTCTTTACACAAAGGATAATTTAGCCTTTACATTCATCAGCTATCTGTTGAGAGGGAGGACTTGATTTTTCCTGCAAGAACCCAGACTGTTTATCAATAGAGATACATTCATTTGCTGAAGGCTCCATCTGATATAATGTACAATGGATTTCCATTTTATATTGGTAATAAAGATGCTCAacacaaggatgaaactgaaaaGCAAAAAGAAATTATAATTCCCATTCATGTCTTTGTTTTACCTAGCAAGTTACTTTGAGTAAAACGGAATTGCACCTAGTTACAGTTTcaagtaatttttcttttcttttgaattatAAGATACTAATCTGTGGACTAGAGGGCCAGTTCCAAAACTAGATGTAGTGTAGTTACAATAAATACGGATAATGGCATTTCATGCATTCAACTCTGGCTCAAACGTCACTTGAGCGGTGATATAATTCAATGTTATACTTCCTAAAACACTAGCATCAGACTGCATTGTTCACAGTGCATATGTACGAAAGTAGTAACAGTGCAAGGCACTTCAACAGCTCAATGCTTAAAGACTAATCATCAAGATACCGGGTTCCAGTGTAACAAACTTGACCTCTTCGTAGACCTAACCCTGTACTGCATGTGAAACCCATTCCACCATCACCCTAACTGAAAACAATGCAACTTGAATGGAtgactaagagcaactgcagtggtgcgagtataaccaaagaccaaagagggaaaaaaaaaaaaaaatcaaattttgggtttagtatggtgtgtgacgctacggtggaaagactaaatttggtcagacgtacattatacgttcgcctggtgtggggcgtagactataccaacgtcTGATTGGGtagattctaaaaaaaaaaaagaaaaaaaatgaaagaagtggggcggaggtataaagcccgccccactaaaatggttttgaaaacaaagaatggggcgggggtataatgcccgccccatacaaaaattaaaaaaaaaaaaaaaatggggcgtagactttacgtacgccccatgtggagcgtagactataccaacgcctgatgtggggcgtggaatatatgtccgcctgatgtgggacgtgcactatatgtccgcctggtggtggggcgtgaagtataccaacgctcgactatatttgggtttagtcttggtcccagaccaaatatactctgggttttagtcgttgatcaaaatttgatcgatagtacgttccactacgtctgttcaaaagaccaaatatttggatttactctcccactgtggacgctctaaggagACTAAGAAGAATTCAGGAAGATGAAAATACTACAAGTAGTGGGATGATAGCTACACATTACTAAGATGGTGAAGATCTTAACATAAAAACCCTTTGATCCCAAAGATCATAAAGTTAAGAAAAGTATAATTTTTACACAAATTATAACTAATGAACTTAGGGATAATGGATGTACCTTCAAACCCCTCTAGGGTTTGTGAGTAAAACTGATCAAATTAGGGTCAGCACACTATTCAAAGTTGGCAAGGAACTTACAGTAATGATAGATGAACAAGTGAAAACTAAATCTAATAGGCACATGTTATAATTAATGCTGAAATTAAGGTTTGTAAGCTGTTTACCCTGATATGGGGAATGAAACCTTAGAAAGTTGAACAGATGTAGATCAAAAAAGTTAGGGCTTATGAAGTTAGTGTTTACTT
Coding sequences within:
- the LOC113275374 gene encoding glucan endo-1,3-beta-glucosidase 2-like, translating into MGLLLLLLFAVLSSSVVTADEGAFIGVNIGTALSDMPNPTQVVQLLKAQQIRHVRLYDADRAMLLALAKTGIRVTVSVPNNELLGVGQSNATAANWVARNVVAHYPATNITAIAVGSEILTVLPNAAPVLVSAMTYLHSALLASNLDKQIKVSTPLSSSIILDSFPPSQAFFNRSWDPVLVPMLKFLQQTGSYLMLNVYPYYDYMQSNNVIPLDYALFRPLPPNKEAVDSNTLLHYTNVFDAVIDAAYFAMAYLNITNVPIVVTESGWPSKGDVSEPGATIDNANTYNSNLIRHVLNNTGTPKHPGVAVSTYLYELYNEDLRPGSVSEKNWGLFDANGVPIYIMRLTGSGSVLANDTTNQTYCVARDGADQKMLQAALDWACGQGKVDCSAMLQGQPCYEPDTVAAHATYAFDTYYHENGMGPGTCDFNGVASITTTNPSHGTCLYAGSKNGTFINGTTVQSTNSTSGSSLGVNGGVFSSSLISGALVLLISLIFL
- the LOC113273833 gene encoding B3 domain-containing protein Os04g0386900-like, with the protein product MGKPRANVARTIQLDTQMELEQAGSSQSQIVLGLPSLQETGDTQVEFEHSSSSPIILGLPSVQKIGETIKVSDINDSKSPCNPIQQEAENEIDSTEEEQDQMKLNDTTTMEEQDEPYFLTDKPYFHCILGKTQLHNMGIPKSVNQLLPEKEVPVNLSYRNKTWKVKYQGNRVTKKFDSSWKHFVHDNNLRFEDGCVFELTEHRDNCINFRIQILDGDIPSELLDRVEGQTIEHPITIG